A segment of the Catenovulum adriaticum genome:
CGTGACACTGCTGAAAAAATAAAACGAAATTTTGGTATGCCTCGTCCAGAAGGGTATCGCAAAGCGCTACGTTTAATGGAAATGGCTGAACGATTTAAAATGCCAATTATCACCTTTATTGATACGCCGGGTGCTTATCCTGGCGTGGGTGCAGAAGAACGTGGTCAAAGCGAAGCGATTGCTAAAAACTTAAAAGTGATGGCGAGATTAACCGTGCCAGTTATTTGTACTGTAATTGGTGAAGGTGGTTCTGGCGGCGCATTAGCTATTGGTGTGGGTGATAAAGTGAATATGCTGCAATACAGTACTTATTCTGTTATTTCACCAGAAGGTTGTGCATCTATTTTATGGAAAAGCGCAACAAAAGCTGAACAAGCCGCTGAAGCGATGGGCATTATTGCACCACGCTTAAAAGAATTAAATTTAGTTGATAATATTATTGAAGAGCCGTTAGGTGGCGCGCATCGTGATTTTTCATTGATGGCACATAATATGAAACAAACTATTAAAGCTCAATTATCTGAATTACAAGCGCAGGATAAAGAAGCGTTATTAGATCAGCGATATCAAAAACTAATGTCTTTTGGTTACTGCTAAGCTGGGCTTTGCTTTACTATTTCAAAACCCGCTAATGCGGGTTTTGTTGTTTTTATTGGCTGGTATTTTATTTACAATAAACTCGGTAACAACACACTTATGTTATTGAATACAACTGAACTGAATCAACTTGAACATTTTAGCCAGCAACAAAAAACTTTATTTGTGGGTTTAAGCGGTGGAGTTGACTCTGTCGTTCTGTTAGATGTGTTATATCAGCTCAGTCAAGACAAAAGTAACAACTTAACGTTTAATTTAGCGGCTATCCATGTGCACCATGGCCTGAGTAAAAACGCTAATACTTGGCAAGATTTTTGTTTTAAATTTTGTCAGCAGCGAAATATTCCGTTTCAGGCTCAACAGGTATCACTTATTCGTGATAAGCGGCAAAGTTTAGAAGCACTCGCGCGCGAAGCCCGTTATCAGATTTTTAGTGAACTGAGTGATGAGCACAGCGTGCTCGTGACCGCTCAACATTTAAATGATCAAGCTGAAACCTTTTTATTAAGGCTTAAACGCGGTAGTGGCCCTACGGGCTTATCTGCCATGGCTCGTTTAAGTGATTTACCCAGTCAAAATAAGCAAAGTCGAATATTGTGGCGACCTTTACTTAAAGTCAGTAAAACCGATATTTTAGCTTATGCAAAACAACACCAGCTCACTTGGATGGAAGATGAAAGTAATCTTAATAATGATTTTGATCGTAACTTTATCAGAAACCAAGTATTACCATTAATAGAAACTCGCTGGCCTGAATTTCAAACCTGTATTGCCCGTAGCGCAGAGCTATGCCAGCAAGAGCAAAGTATTTTGGCTCAGGTCGCGCAACAAGACTTAGCCAGTTTAAAACTAAAAAATGCAAACCATAGCATTGATTTGTTGGCTTTTAACCAGCTAGACAGTGCCAGACAGAGTAATGTACTCAGATATTGGTTAAAACAATTTAGCGAGCCAATGCCATCGCAAGCGGTATTAGAGCAAATCAGGCAAAATAGCCAAGCGAGTATTGATCAGCAGCCTAAAATTAAATTAGGCCAAGGCGAATTGTGGCAATATAAAAAAGGCCTTTATTATATTAGCCAAGTGCAAATTGCTGCACTTAACAACATCCCGCATAACCTGGAGCTTGAGGTCAGCAAGTTAAATTTAGGCAATCTAACTTTAGATAAACAAGCTTTAGATAACCAAGCTTTAGCCAAACGGACTGTAGATAAACAAGCAGAGCCAAAAACGGTACTGACTTTATCTAATGGTCAGCAACTGGAAATTAATTGGCGCGCACTCGGTATTCAGCTACATCAGCAAGATAAAGTTACGATTGAATTTAGCCCGAGTTTAAAAACCAAATGTCGGCCAAAATATCGTCATTGCAGTAAGAGTATAAAGCAATGCTTACAAGAGCTTGAAATACCAATCTGGCAAAGGCCACATATTCCCTATTTATTTATCAATAACCAACTTAAAGCAGCAATTGGCTTTTGGGAGTGCGAATAATGTTATTTATTTCTAATTCAGTGTCTATCCCGTATCGCGAAATTGAGCTTAATTTTGTGCGTTCGCAAGGTGCGGGTGGGCAAAATGTGAATAAGGTCAATACCGCGGTTCATTTACGGTTTGATATTAACGCTTCCAGTTTACCTGAGTTTTATAAAGAAAAACTGTTAAACCTGAATGATAACCGACTGACAAAAGAGGGCATTTTAGTGATAAAAGCACAAAGTGAGCGTAGTCAGGATGATAATCGTCAACAAGCTTTAGCGCGTTTAGCGGAACTGATTCGAAGTGCAAATAAAGTGCAGCGTAAACGGATTGCCACTAAACCTTCTCGTTCAGCTAAACGTAAACGAGTTGATAATAAAACGAAACGAGGCCAAGTTAAACAAAATCGAAAAAAAGTGAGTTTTTAAATTCATTACTTAATTTAGATTGGATTTAACCTCAGTTTAATGGCTATTTTTTACCGCTACTTATCTTATTTGTACTTTGTGGATGGCTAACCTGTATTTATATTTAGATTTTTTCGGATCTATTAGTCTGCTCTTTTTTATATCGATGTTCTGTAACATGCCACATGATAACGCTAAAAAGTAAACCTGCTATCGGCCAAGTAATATAATGACTAATCGCGGCACGTGTTGTAAAACCTTCAGCAAACGGCTGGTTAAAAATGGCCATCATGATAAACATGGGTGAGCCATAAGATAAGAGTCCGGCTTTTAGAATAAAGTTTAACTTTCCTTTTAAACGTGTTTCTCTCCATTGTTTAAACTGTTCATCATCCATGCTATCTAAGCCTCATTATTTTTAGTTTAAATAAATACTAAATGCGTAAACTCGTTTGTTCACGCATTGAGTATTATTTCGCCATTAATTCAGGCTTA
Coding sequences within it:
- the accA gene encoding acetyl-CoA carboxylase carboxyl transferase subunit alpha; amino-acid sequence: MSLSFLEFEQPIADLEAKIEELKNVTKTGGDLNIDIEEEINKLRQKSKDLSEKIFSNLGAWQIAQLARHPQRPYTQDYIDRVFTEFDEHAGDRAYADDPALICGTARLDDIPVVVIGHQKGRDTAEKIKRNFGMPRPEGYRKALRLMEMAERFKMPIITFIDTPGAYPGVGAEERGQSEAIAKNLKVMARLTVPVICTVIGEGGSGGALAIGVGDKVNMLQYSTYSVISPEGCASILWKSATKAEQAAEAMGIIAPRLKELNLVDNIIEEPLGGAHRDFSLMAHNMKQTIKAQLSELQAQDKEALLDQRYQKLMSFGYC
- the arfB gene encoding alternative ribosome rescue aminoacyl-tRNA hydrolase ArfB: MLFISNSVSIPYREIELNFVRSQGAGGQNVNKVNTAVHLRFDINASSLPEFYKEKLLNLNDNRLTKEGILVIKAQSERSQDDNRQQALARLAELIRSANKVQRKRIATKPSRSAKRKRVDNKTKRGQVKQNRKKVSF
- the tilS gene encoding tRNA lysidine(34) synthetase TilS, whose translation is MLLNTTELNQLEHFSQQQKTLFVGLSGGVDSVVLLDVLYQLSQDKSNNLTFNLAAIHVHHGLSKNANTWQDFCFKFCQQRNIPFQAQQVSLIRDKRQSLEALAREARYQIFSELSDEHSVLVTAQHLNDQAETFLLRLKRGSGPTGLSAMARLSDLPSQNKQSRILWRPLLKVSKTDILAYAKQHQLTWMEDESNLNNDFDRNFIRNQVLPLIETRWPEFQTCIARSAELCQQEQSILAQVAQQDLASLKLKNANHSIDLLAFNQLDSARQSNVLRYWLKQFSEPMPSQAVLEQIRQNSQASIDQQPKIKLGQGELWQYKKGLYYISQVQIAALNNIPHNLELEVSKLNLGNLTLDKQALDNQALAKRTVDKQAEPKTVLTLSNGQQLEINWRALGIQLHQQDKVTIEFSPSLKTKCRPKYRHCSKSIKQCLQELEIPIWQRPHIPYLFINNQLKAAIGFWECE